In the Dolichospermum flos-aquae CCAP 1403/13F genome, TGGTTTAAGGGGACGCGGTGGCGCTGGTTATCCCACTGGTTTAAAATGGGGAACAGTAGCAAAATCCGCCGGTGAGAGGAAGTTTGTAATTTGCAATGCTGACGAAGGTGATCCTGGTGCATTCATGGATAGGAGTGTATTGGAAAGTGATCCCCATCGAGTTTTGGAAGGGATGGCGATCGCTGCCTACTCTATCGGGGCAAATCAAGGCTATATTTATGTTAGGGCAGAATATCCTATTGCTATTCAACGTCTAGAAATTGCTATTCGTCAAGCCCAACACTTAGGGCTTTTGGGTTCACAAATCTTTGACTCTCCCTTTGATTTTAAAGTAGAAATTCGCATTGGTGCGGGTGCTTATGTCTGCGGTGAAGAAACGGCTTTAATGGCTTCCATTGAAGGTAAACGTGGTGTCCCTCATCCCCGGCCACCATACCCGGCTGAGTCCGGTTTATGGGGCTATCCGACGTTAATTAACAATGTGGAAACCTTTGCCAATATTGCGCCGATTATTCGTAAAGGTGCAGATTGGTTTGCTAATATCGGCATTGGTAAAAGCAAAGGTACAAAGGTATTTGCGTTAGCGGGAAACATCCGCAACACGGGTTTAATAGAAGTCCCAATGGGAACATCTTTACAGAAAATTGTCGAGGAAATGGGAGGAGGTGTTCCCGACAATGGTATTGCTAAAGCAGTACAAACCGGCGGTCCTTCAGGGGGATGTATTCCTGCGTCGGCTTTTGCTACACCTGTAGATTATGAATCCTTAACCGCCTTGGGTTCAATGATGGGTTCGGGGGGAATGATTGTCATGGATCAAACTACAAATATGGTAGATGTCGCTCGCTTTTTCATGGAATTCTGCATGGATGAATCTTGCGGTAAGTGCATTCCTTGTCGTGTAGGAACTGTACAATTACACGGTTTATTAACAAAGATTAGTCAAGGAAAAGGTTCACTAGCTGACTTGGATTTGTTGGAGGAACTTTGCGATATGGTAAAACACACAAGTTTATGTGGTTTAGGACAGTCTGCACCAAATCCGGTTTTTAGCACTTTGCGATATTTTCGAGATGAATATTTGGAATTAGTCAGTAGTTAGTTGTCAGTTGTCAGTTGTCAGTTGTTACTGGTAAGAGTTATTTACCAATTACCAATTACCAAATTATTATGACTGTAAAAACTTTAACAATAAATGGGGAATTGATTAGCGCTCGTGAGAATGAAACCTTACTAGAAGCAGCGCAGGAAGCGAGTATTCATATTCCTACATTGTGCCATTTAGAAGGTGTAGATGATATTGGTGCTTGTCGTTTATGTTTGGTGGAAATTGCTGGTAGTAATAAATTACAACCTGCTTGCGTGACAAAAGTGATAGAAGGAATGGAGGTAAATACAAATAGCGATCGCTTACAAAAATATCGGCGGACAATTGTAGAAATGTTATTTGCCGAAGGTAATCATGTTTGTTCCGTTTGTGTTGCTAATGGTAACTGTGAATTACAAGATTTAGCCATAGAAATGGGCATGGATCATCTCCGCTTAGAATATCAAAATCCTCAGCGAACTGTTGATACTTCTCATCATCTTTTTGGCATAGATCATAATCGTTGTGTGCTTTGCACTCGCTGTATTCGGGTCTGTGATGAAATCGAAGGCGCACATACTTGGGATATGGCAGGAAGAGGATCAAAATCTCACGTAATTACTGATTTAAATCAACCTTGGGGAACTTCCCAAACTTGTACTTCCTGCGGTAAATGTGTAAATGCCTGTCCCACAGGAGCGTTATTTGATAAGGGTTCAAGTGTTGGTGAAATGAAACATGATCGGGGCAAAATTGAATTTTTAGTAACTGCACGAGAGAAAAAACAATGGAATTTTTAGTGCTTAGTTATTTGCAGAGAAATCAGATCCCCGACTTGTTCTTTGATGAGGTCAATAAGTAATGAATCAATATGAGAAGTTGGGGATCTTACAACGTCATTAGTCATTAGCAATAAGTTGAAATAAAATCTCATGTTACAGTATATGCAAATTCAAAAAATATTCAAGCGAATTCTATTAGTAGGAATATTGACAACATTGATATTCCTGGGTTTAGTAAATTTCACGTCACAGACAGTAATTGCTGCTGTTACTCAGATAGGAAACCCGCCCGAAGAAGTTATTTATCGCTCACAAGTTAAATTAGATGATCAATCAGGAAAAGTCTGGCAAGTTGTATTATTTAAACAAGTGTATTCTGATCAAACATCTAATATCAATCTTCGCCTAGTTGGCTTTCCTGGTTCTGCGGAATTAATTCACCCTCAACCGTTAAAAATTACTGCCAATACAGGTAAAGTGTGGAGTGCTAATGATATCTTTTTAGATAAAGCTCCAGCCCCTACAATTGGTCAATATGATTTCACAGATATAT is a window encoding:
- a CDS encoding NuoF family protein, yielding MELNELLEIAQTELSQRKSVQVRCCTAAGCLSSDSQAVKDNLEASVKAAGLQDTVQVSGVGCMRLCCHGPLVQVENQENSLISQLYQKVTPENAAEIIVGVNGEVTNLQQGDLNQPFFSRQLPIVLENSGKIDPERIQAYIAADGYQALYQVLREMKPSQVVETITKSGLRGRGGAGYPTGLKWGTVAKSAGERKFVICNADEGDPGAFMDRSVLESDPHRVLEGMAIAAYSIGANQGYIYVRAEYPIAIQRLEIAIRQAQHLGLLGSQIFDSPFDFKVEIRIGAGAYVCGEETALMASIEGKRGVPHPRPPYPAESGLWGYPTLINNVETFANIAPIIRKGADWFANIGIGKSKGTKVFALAGNIRNTGLIEVPMGTSLQKIVEEMGGGVPDNGIAKAVQTGGPSGGCIPASAFATPVDYESLTALGSMMGSGGMIVMDQTTNMVDVARFFMEFCMDESCGKCIPCRVGTVQLHGLLTKISQGKGSLADLDLLEELCDMVKHTSLCGLGQSAPNPVFSTLRYFRDEYLELVSS
- the hoxU gene encoding bidirectional hydrogenase complex protein HoxU, with amino-acid sequence MTVKTLTINGELISARENETLLEAAQEASIHIPTLCHLEGVDDIGACRLCLVEIAGSNKLQPACVTKVIEGMEVNTNSDRLQKYRRTIVEMLFAEGNHVCSVCVANGNCELQDLAIEMGMDHLRLEYQNPQRTVDTSHHLFGIDHNRCVLCTRCIRVCDEIEGAHTWDMAGRGSKSHVITDLNQPWGTSQTCTSCGKCVNACPTGALFDKGSSVGEMKHDRGKIEFLVTAREKKQWNF
- a CDS encoding DUF3122 domain-containing protein, which gives rise to MLQYMQIQKIFKRILLVGILTTLIFLGLVNFTSQTVIAAVTQIGNPPEEVIYRSQVKLDDQSGKVWQVVLFKQVYSDQTSNINLRLVGFPGSAELIHPQPLKITANTGKVWSANDIFLDKAPAPTIGQYDFTDILFQLPLESLTLSIPLPAANFINISVPIHVVKEWQSLISTEEVKK